TGGTTGAATAGTCGGTGAAAACCTACCACGAGGAAGTGTCATAAGTACATGCTTAGTGGCTTGAAAAGCCTCTATCAGGTATTCGCAAGCCTTCTCCGGTTTTGTATGTTGACCACAGGTAAACACATCTACTGCTATGTAACCGTTTTCTGGCCAAGTATGAATCGATATGTGAGATTCGGCTAAAAGTGCCAATGCGGTTACTCCGTAGGGTTCAAACTGATATGATATCTCTTTGAGCAGAGTAGACTTTGCTGTCTTAGCAGCTGCTTGCAAAGCCTCTCTAATGAACCCGATGTCATTAAGTAAACTGATTGGACAGCCATAAAGTTCCAGAATACAGTGTCTGCCAACAGGAACCGAAGATAATTCCTCGGGGAGGTAAGATTGCTTTTCCAATTCTTTCCACCTTATACAACAACTAACGAGAAATTAACCTCCAAGATTGGTTTTGCTACTTCTTGGAATTTAAATTTGCTGCAAGACTAGAGATTCTTATGCTTTTATGCACAGACCTACAATTATTACATAAACACAGAAATAAATGCAGAAAATTTTAAGATTGCCACAGGATAAGGGTTTGGGCTGTAAGAAGAGTACGCGGGAGACACTGGGAGACAAGGAAAAGGGGACTAGAGGGAGAATAAATAATGATTATTGACCTTTGACTATTTATCATTGATCAAAAAATCAACAAGTAAAGAGCATAAACTACAATTTAGATATACATGAAATGTAGTAGTAGAGATATATGCTCTCTAAAACTCTATGCTTTTAGAACTACAACAAGTTATTGTCAAACCAGGTCAACAAATGTTGCTCAAAGATATTAGTTGGCAGCAGTTAGAAAATATCTTAGAAGAATTAGGAGAAAAACGTACAGCACGAATTTCTTATAGCAACGGTTGGTTAGAAATTATGGTTCCTTTGCCTGAACATGAGAAAGATAAAGAAATTATAGGAGATTTAGTAAAGATTCTTTTGGAAGAATTAGAAATTAATTTTGAGCCTTTAGGTGCAACGACTCTCAAGAATGAAATCATGAAGCAAGCTGTGGAACCAGATGCTTGTTTTTATATTAAAAATTATGCTGCTGTGATTGGTAAAAAGCGCATAGATTTAAATATAATTCCCCCACCAGATTTGGCAATAGAAATTGATATTACTTCCCGCACTCACTTTGATAACTATGAAATTTTAGGAGTTCCTGAACTTTGGCGATATACACAGAATGGATTACAAATTAATCTACTGCAACAAGGAAAATATATAGAAGTTAATTTCAGTCCTAATTTTCCTAATGTTCCTATTATTGAATTAGTTAATGAGTATGTCCAGCAAACTCTCAATGTTGGTAGAAGTCAAGCAATTAGAGCTTTTAAGAGTTGGATGAAAAATAATTTATAAGTCGAGGAAATAAAAACCTCTTCCTTAATCTCCAATCTTCGTTACCCCTTATCCCCAGAGTATCCCCACCTTCCCCATTTCCTACGGTGTAGGTGTGGCTGTATCGATAGATGTAGGTGTCGGTGTAGGTTCAGATGTGGGAGTATCGGTTGGTGTCGGAGATGGGGTGGGAGTAGGATTTTCTACATTTAAAGTCAGTTGATATGAAAGGGGCTGCGAACTGCGTGACACAACTACAAACTCGTAAAATCCGCTTTCCGGCAGTTCCCCAGACCACGATCGCTTTTGAGAATCTTCCAAAAACAGATACTTCCCGGTAGGCGAATAAATAGACCACAAAACTTGAGGATTTGCAGCTAACTTCACTTCCATTAACTGATTCTGGCGCAAGTCGGCGATGAAAACTTTGCCTGCTGAACTTTTGAGATTACCGCTAACGGTTTTGGTAGTGGTATTAGGAGCAAAATTAATCTTCCCGAAAGCACTTCTAGCAAGAATGGCGTTGAGTTTATCAGCAACAAAAGCGTGCCACACTTGTCCAATGGGCTGATCAATAAAATTTTTGCTTTCCTGTTCTGGAAATTGCTGGAAGAATGCTGCATCTCCTAAATCATATAAAGCACGGCTAGATACATTCAGTTTGTTAACTTCGACTTTCCAACGATCGCGATCGCCTCCTCCGTAAGTACCCAATTTTTGTCTGCTTTGTGAACTCAACAGTGTCAGTTTTTGCAATAATTGTTCAGCAGTTTTGTCCCACTGCGCCCGTAATTGTGTATCCTCTGGTTCATCTGTGAGACTGCGTCGTTGCAAACTAGGATTATTCTCCCAAAATATTTGATTTACCAAATTCAAATAAAAGTTTTCATCAATACCTAAACGCTGACGGCGATCGCGTAATCTTTCCTTGCGCGCCCGTTCTGCTGGTGAATATTTGGCGAGGGGATCAAGGGGTTGCTGGGTGGGGCTAAATGTTGGTGTTGACTGTGATGTAGAACTGTTTGAATCATCATCAAAACGCGATGAAAGCAAAGTGTTTGCTCCCCACACAGCGATAACAGCAGATGTTGTTAGTAACAAAAATACCAAGATGATTTTCTCCGGTGTCCACCAGGTAGGGGAGGAGGTGGAGGAAGTGGGGAAGTGTGAGGAGTGGGGGAGGGGGCG
Above is a genomic segment from Fischerella sp. JS2 containing:
- the speD gene encoding adenosylmethionine decarboxylase, giving the protein MEKQSYLPEELSSVPVGRHCILELYGCPISLLNDIGFIREALQAAAKTAKSTLLKEISYQFEPYGVTALALLAESHISIHTWPENGYIAVDVFTCGQHTKPEKACEYLIEAFQATKHVLMTLPRGRFSPTIQPTIKELEQTLLVNT
- a CDS encoding Uma2 family endonuclease gives rise to the protein MLLELQQVIVKPGQQMLLKDISWQQLENILEELGEKRTARISYSNGWLEIMVPLPEHEKDKEIIGDLVKILLEELEINFEPLGATTLKNEIMKQAVEPDACFYIKNYAAVIGKKRIDLNIIPPPDLAIEIDITSRTHFDNYEILGVPELWRYTQNGLQINLLQQGKYIEVNFSPNFPNVPIIELVNEYVQQTLNVGRSQAIRAFKSWMKNNL